In Phyllobacterium zundukense, the following are encoded in one genomic region:
- a CDS encoding DUF2291 family protein — MTIRMNVLVAVSIAGAVLGLSGCKLKKNEVTNAKASGQIEIFFDSSDFNADKVVSDIWSSKIEPFIHEKTRPFDEVQSALARDAKAAGPQYGYSENPAQNPYSFIVKLDGKVLEANTKSRAAYITLDTNADGKSDAKVQLGPVIRGTALRDVLPFIPFSAFKNQIEYANVGRALNNHVFESKLSKLDRENLIGKQVSLTGAFVTPTTGAEILITPSDLTVTGGQ; from the coding sequence ATGACAATCAGAATGAATGTGCTTGTCGCCGTCTCAATTGCCGGCGCGGTGCTTGGCCTATCCGGCTGCAAGCTCAAGAAGAATGAAGTGACAAATGCCAAGGCATCCGGGCAGATCGAAATATTCTTCGACTCGTCCGACTTCAATGCGGACAAGGTCGTATCCGACATATGGTCGTCCAAGATCGAGCCATTCATACATGAAAAGACTCGTCCATTCGACGAGGTTCAATCAGCCTTGGCACGCGATGCGAAAGCTGCTGGCCCCCAATATGGATACAGCGAAAATCCCGCACAAAATCCATATAGCTTCATCGTCAAACTCGACGGCAAGGTGCTTGAAGCCAATACCAAATCGAGAGCTGCCTATATAACGCTCGACACCAACGCAGATGGCAAGAGTGACGCCAAGGTGCAGCTTGGTCCGGTTATCCGCGGCACCGCCTTGCGCGATGTACTCCCCTTCATCCCGTTTAGCGCCTTCAAGAACCAGATCGAATACGCCAATGTTGGACGTGCGCTGAACAACCACGTCTTCGAGAGCAAGCTTTCGAAACTCGACCGCGAAAATCTCATCGGAAAGCAGGTGAGCCTGACTGGCGCTTTCGTTACCCCGACCACGGGCGCAGAAATCCTGATCACGCCGTCTGACCTTACAGTCACAGGTGGTCAGTAA
- a CDS encoding four-carbon acid sugar kinase family protein → MTVKPQITFYGDDFTGSTDAMEALSSNGIETVLFTEIPDETRLKVFNNMAAIGLAGTSRSQTLDWMDRELPRIFAWLSSLEAPICHYKVCSTFDSSPEQGSIGRAIDIGLQTFEQDVTPLIIGVPQLGRYTMFGELYARFRDEVFRIDRHPVMSRHPATPMHEADLRRHLAEQTQAPIGLVDLPSLLAGKGAMAFRNALHEFHKVVMIDVADLLSQRLAGELVNMHLGEAGPLIFGSSGVEYAYIETLRARGKLPQPAPPVPLAAEDRIAVVSGSCSPTTETQIRYASQNGFEPVQVNFEALATGVGSGQAETEVTDRATTVLKSGRSPLLFTSLGTPSSRPAGSSNENDRVGRRLGAILNRLANENDLKRVIVAGGDTSSHALKELRIGALTLRHPIPQSPGSPVCMGHRFDGSAPLELVLKGGQIGQEDFLVRIRDGAL, encoded by the coding sequence ATGACTGTAAAGCCGCAGATCACCTTTTACGGCGACGACTTCACGGGCTCAACCGATGCAATGGAAGCTTTGAGCTCAAACGGCATTGAGACGGTTCTTTTCACGGAAATTCCGGATGAGACGCGGCTGAAGGTCTTCAACAATATGGCCGCGATCGGACTGGCGGGAACAAGCCGCAGTCAAACACTTGATTGGATGGACCGTGAGCTGCCGAGGATATTCGCGTGGCTCAGCTCACTGGAAGCGCCGATCTGTCACTACAAAGTGTGCTCGACGTTCGACAGCTCCCCGGAACAGGGTTCGATCGGCCGCGCCATCGACATCGGCCTTCAAACGTTCGAACAGGACGTCACCCCTTTGATTATCGGGGTGCCGCAACTTGGGCGCTATACGATGTTCGGGGAACTATACGCGCGGTTTCGCGACGAAGTTTTCAGGATAGACAGGCATCCAGTGATGAGCCGCCACCCCGCGACGCCGATGCATGAAGCCGATCTGCGCAGACACCTGGCAGAGCAGACACAGGCGCCGATAGGACTTGTCGATCTTCCATCGTTACTTGCAGGCAAAGGTGCCATGGCATTCCGCAATGCGCTGCATGAGTTCCACAAAGTCGTCATGATCGATGTCGCCGATCTGCTGAGCCAGCGTCTCGCGGGTGAACTCGTCAACATGCATCTTGGCGAAGCAGGACCACTCATATTCGGATCGTCCGGTGTCGAGTACGCCTATATTGAAACGTTGCGCGCCAGGGGCAAACTTCCGCAGCCAGCGCCACCAGTTCCATTGGCCGCCGAAGATAGGATTGCGGTGGTGTCTGGAAGCTGCTCACCAACCACGGAAACACAGATCAGATACGCCAGCCAAAACGGTTTCGAACCGGTCCAGGTCAATTTTGAGGCGCTGGCGACAGGGGTCGGGTCGGGGCAAGCTGAGACGGAAGTTACCGATCGCGCCACGACGGTCCTGAAATCCGGTAGGAGTCCCCTGCTCTTCACCTCACTTGGAACGCCGTCATCTCGACCAGCAGGCAGTTCGAACGAAAATGATCGGGTCGGTCGACGCCTTGGTGCCATATTGAACCGTCTTGCGAACGAAAACGATCTCAAAAGGGTGATCGTCGCAGGCGGCGACACGTCAAGTCACGCCTTGAAGGAACTCAGGATCGGGGCGTTGACTCTTCGCCACCCAATTCCTCAATCGCCAGGTTCCCCCGTCTGTATGGGGCACAGATTTGACGGATCAGCACCCTTGGAACTTGTTCTCAAGGGTGGCCAGATCGGCCAGGAGGATTTCCTCGTACGCATCCGCGACGGCGCGCTCTAA
- a CDS encoding phosphogluconate dehydrogenase C-terminal domain-containing protein produces MKIALLGAGGKMGTRLAKNLKGSRFEVAHVEVNEAAKARLKDTIGVDCVTPDEGMKGAQIVILAVPDTAIRAVSHQIVDKVEAGAMIVILDAAAPFAGHLPKRDDITYFVTHPCHPPIFNDETDLSAKRDFFGGVAAAQSIVSALMQGPEEHFARGEEVAKLIYKPILRSHRVTVEQMALLEPGLSETVCASLLVAMKDALDEVVRRGVDPVAARDFLLGHMNILGAVIMGEVEGVFSDACNKAIENGKPRIMQPDWLDVFNHDEITESIRRIT; encoded by the coding sequence ATGAAAATTGCACTTCTCGGTGCCGGCGGAAAAATGGGCACGCGGCTCGCGAAAAACCTCAAAGGATCGCGATTTGAAGTGGCTCATGTCGAAGTCAACGAGGCCGCCAAAGCCCGACTTAAGGACACAATCGGGGTTGATTGCGTAACGCCGGACGAGGGCATGAAGGGAGCTCAGATCGTTATTCTCGCGGTACCCGATACGGCAATCCGGGCGGTGTCCCACCAGATCGTCGACAAGGTTGAAGCGGGGGCGATGATTGTCATTCTCGATGCCGCAGCGCCGTTCGCCGGGCATCTGCCGAAGCGCGACGACATTACGTATTTCGTCACACATCCCTGCCATCCGCCAATCTTCAACGATGAGACAGATCTATCTGCCAAGCGTGATTTTTTCGGTGGTGTGGCCGCCGCACAGTCGATTGTCAGCGCGCTGATGCAAGGGCCTGAGGAGCACTTCGCCCGAGGCGAGGAAGTGGCCAAGCTGATCTACAAGCCCATCCTTCGATCCCACCGGGTTACAGTCGAGCAGATGGCGCTGCTGGAACCTGGTCTTTCAGAAACTGTCTGTGCTTCCTTGCTTGTCGCCATGAAAGACGCGCTGGATGAAGTTGTGCGCAGGGGTGTCGATCCGGTCGCGGCCCGTGATTTTCTGCTCGGCCATATGAACATCCTTGGTGCGGTCATCATGGGCGAGGTGGAAGGTGTCTTCTCGGACGCCTGCAACAAAGCCATCGAGAATGGCAAACCCCGGATCATGCAGCCGGACTGGCTGGACGTATTTAATCACGACGAGATCACGGAAAGCATTCGGCGCATCACCTGA
- a CDS encoding sugar ABC transporter ATP-binding protein, with protein MSSVDQDVVLSVRGATKVYPGTVALKSVDFDVRKGAVNVLVGENGAGKSTLMKIIAGVEQPTEGTILLGGEPVRLTSTKDAIENGIGIVFQELNLFPNMTVAENIFITREQCRFRVDIDRKAQEEKSRALMRRLEHDIPVDRPVGELRIGQQQIVEIAKALSQDARILIMDEPTSALSATEVEILFRVIAELKAQGVAIVYISHRLEELVRIGDFITVLRDGSITGSRSMKDVDVPWIVRSMIGASSKDYAKTAEHKYGKEILRIEDVTLPRQGGGYTVDHVSLSLRAGEIIGIYGLMGAGRTELFDCIIGRHRHAGGTITVDNKALPKADVLERMNGGLALIPEDRKAEGLIQIMSVSDNMTLASLWNYVRGVQIDRKKERSAVASYIRSLAIKIANPENEVASLSGGNQQKVVIGKALMTDPKVLLMDEPSRGIDIGAKAEVFRTMRKLAADGLGILFVTSDLEEVMALSDRIIVMSKGRITGDFEREEATEEAVVAASSIGHDVNNQTVEARS; from the coding sequence ATGAGCTCTGTTGACCAGGATGTCGTACTCAGCGTCCGGGGCGCAACCAAGGTTTACCCTGGAACGGTTGCGCTCAAGTCTGTGGATTTCGACGTTCGCAAGGGCGCTGTGAACGTACTTGTCGGCGAAAATGGTGCTGGCAAATCCACCCTCATGAAGATTATCGCCGGCGTTGAACAACCCACGGAGGGAACCATCCTGCTGGGCGGCGAACCGGTGCGCCTGACCAGCACCAAGGACGCTATTGAAAACGGCATTGGCATTGTCTTCCAGGAACTCAACCTGTTCCCGAATATGACTGTTGCAGAGAATATTTTCATCACGCGAGAGCAATGCCGCTTTCGTGTGGATATCGACCGCAAAGCGCAGGAAGAAAAGTCCCGAGCGCTGATGCGCCGCCTGGAACACGACATTCCGGTTGACCGGCCTGTCGGAGAGCTGCGGATCGGCCAGCAACAGATCGTCGAGATCGCCAAGGCTTTGTCCCAGGACGCAAGGATCCTCATCATGGACGAGCCGACATCCGCATTAAGCGCCACGGAGGTCGAAATCCTGTTCCGCGTCATTGCCGAACTGAAAGCCCAAGGGGTCGCCATCGTTTACATTTCGCATCGCCTTGAGGAACTGGTCCGCATCGGCGACTTCATCACCGTCCTCCGGGACGGGAGTATTACCGGCTCAAGATCGATGAAGGATGTCGATGTTCCGTGGATCGTCCGCAGCATGATCGGGGCGTCCTCCAAAGACTACGCCAAGACGGCTGAGCACAAATACGGCAAAGAGATCCTGCGTATTGAGGATGTTACCCTCCCCAGGCAAGGTGGCGGTTATACCGTCGACCATGTCTCGCTTTCGCTACGGGCGGGTGAAATCATCGGCATCTATGGCCTCATGGGCGCGGGGCGAACAGAATTGTTCGACTGCATCATCGGCCGTCACAGGCATGCGGGCGGCACGATTACGGTCGACAATAAAGCATTGCCAAAAGCAGATGTTCTTGAGCGGATGAATGGCGGTCTTGCGCTCATACCCGAGGACCGCAAGGCCGAGGGTCTGATCCAGATCATGTCAGTCAGCGATAATATGACCTTGGCAAGTCTTTGGAATTACGTGCGAGGCGTGCAGATCGACCGCAAGAAAGAACGCTCCGCAGTTGCAAGCTATATTCGCAGTCTTGCCATCAAGATTGCGAATCCGGAAAACGAGGTGGCGTCGCTGTCGGGCGGAAACCAGCAGAAGGTGGTCATCGGCAAGGCATTGATGACCGATCCCAAAGTGCTGCTCATGGACGAACCGAGCAGGGGTATCGACATTGGCGCCAAAGCGGAGGTGTTCCGCACCATGCGCAAGCTTGCGGCCGATGGGCTCGGAATTCTGTTCGTCACCTCCGATCTCGAAGAGGTCATGGCGTTGTCGGACCGTATCATCGTTATGTCGAAAGGCCGGATCACCGGTGATTTTGAGCGCGAGGAAGCCACGGAAGAGGCTGTGGTCGCAGCATCGAGCATCGGGCACGACGTAAACAATCAAACAGTGGAGGCTCGATCATGA
- a CDS encoding ribulose-bisphosphate carboxylase large subunit family protein, translating into MDRIYAEYDLETPGDLTDTAAIIAGEQSSGTFMKLAGETEALKEAFGARIESIVETGQFDKPSLPCKIDGTKYTRGKIRLSWSLANMGISLPNVLATVAGNLFELREVSALRLLDVEFPQEFAQKYAGPQAGIAGTRLLTGVSSGPLIGTIIKPSVGLSPADTASLVLELAEGGIDFLKDDELQANGPHCPIADRVQAVMTVLNRFADSTGKKPMYAFNITGEMDEMKRNADLVRDAGGTCVMVGIHSVGLPCVTELRRHTDLPIHGHRNGWGLFSRSPDIGISFIAWQKFWRIAGVDHLHVNGLRNKFSEDGASSIASARQCLTPLFRGAKDFRVMPVFSSGQSAEQVEDTYKALDSTDLIYCAGGGIMGHPQGLAGGISSLREAWQAAVAGVSLEAYSATHPALRAAVETFRPRFS; encoded by the coding sequence GTGGACAGGATTTACGCTGAGTATGATCTCGAGACACCGGGCGATCTGACCGACACGGCGGCCATCATCGCTGGCGAACAATCTTCAGGCACGTTCATGAAGCTTGCAGGCGAGACTGAGGCCCTTAAGGAGGCATTTGGTGCTCGCATCGAATCTATTGTTGAGACTGGGCAGTTCGATAAGCCATCCCTCCCGTGCAAAATCGATGGAACGAAGTATACCCGCGGCAAAATTCGCCTTTCCTGGTCGCTGGCGAACATGGGCATATCACTGCCAAATGTCCTGGCGACCGTCGCCGGCAATCTCTTCGAATTGCGCGAGGTATCTGCACTTCGCCTTCTTGATGTCGAGTTCCCCCAAGAGTTCGCTCAAAAATATGCCGGCCCGCAGGCGGGGATCGCCGGGACGCGTTTGCTCACTGGCGTGTCCTCGGGACCATTGATCGGCACAATCATCAAGCCGAGCGTCGGCTTGAGTCCTGCGGATACGGCCAGCCTGGTCTTGGAACTTGCCGAGGGCGGAATTGACTTTCTGAAAGATGATGAACTGCAGGCCAATGGTCCACACTGTCCCATCGCCGACCGGGTCCAGGCTGTCATGACGGTTCTCAATCGTTTCGCGGACAGCACGGGCAAGAAGCCGATGTACGCTTTCAACATCACGGGCGAGATGGATGAGATGAAGCGAAATGCCGATCTCGTGCGGGACGCCGGCGGCACCTGCGTGATGGTTGGCATTCACAGTGTTGGCCTGCCTTGCGTGACAGAGTTACGACGCCATACAGACTTACCGATTCACGGGCATCGCAACGGCTGGGGCCTGTTTTCGCGCTCGCCCGATATTGGCATCAGTTTCATCGCTTGGCAGAAATTCTGGAGGATCGCTGGCGTTGATCACCTTCATGTCAACGGTCTGCGCAACAAATTCAGCGAAGATGGTGCATCGTCCATCGCATCGGCGCGTCAATGCCTCACTCCGCTTTTCCGCGGCGCCAAGGATTTCCGGGTGATGCCGGTATTTTCATCGGGGCAGTCGGCCGAGCAGGTCGAGGACACCTACAAAGCGCTTGATTCAACCGATCTGATCTATTGTGCCGGCGGCGGAATAATGGGCCACCCGCAAGGGTTGGCCGGGGGCATTAGCAGTTTGCGCGAAGCATGGCAGGCGGCTGTCGCGGGCGTTAGTCTTGAAGCCTATTCGGCGACACACCCTGCCCTGCGCGCCGCAGTTGAAACCTTTCGGCCGCGTTTCTCATGA
- a CDS encoding transcriptional regulator NanR → MKNLDDRIVRRKLSDEVFDRLHDLIASGEVGPGDEMPSERDLMERFGVGRPAIREAMQSLHNIGLISISHGERAKVSALTPRTMFKQIDVVARMLMLTSPESLEHLKGTRLFYERGLVRIAAERATTADIDALETILTSQKSHYGNSELFIDDDIAFHRKIASISGNPILEALSESLLKWLFEYHIEMLIWTGKENVTLQEHAAILDCIKARDPDAAERAMVIHIERSRGLYAVKR, encoded by the coding sequence ATGAAAAATCTCGATGATCGAATCGTCAGAAGAAAGCTTTCCGATGAAGTTTTCGATCGATTGCACGACCTCATCGCGAGCGGCGAAGTTGGTCCTGGCGACGAGATGCCTTCTGAACGGGATCTCATGGAACGGTTCGGCGTCGGCAGGCCCGCGATCCGCGAAGCTATGCAAAGCTTACACAATATTGGGCTGATCTCGATTTCGCATGGAGAGCGTGCCAAGGTCAGCGCTCTGACGCCGCGAACGATGTTCAAGCAGATCGATGTTGTTGCCCGCATGCTGATGCTTACGTCGCCGGAATCGCTTGAACACCTGAAAGGTACTCGGCTTTTTTACGAGCGCGGTCTGGTTCGCATTGCGGCCGAACGGGCCACGACCGCTGATATCGATGCACTTGAGACAATCCTTACAAGTCAGAAAAGTCACTACGGCAATTCCGAACTCTTCATTGATGACGACATCGCATTCCACCGCAAGATTGCATCCATTTCCGGCAATCCAATCCTTGAGGCTTTAAGCGAATCGCTCCTGAAATGGCTGTTCGAATACCACATTGAAATGTTGATCTGGACAGGGAAGGAAAATGTAACCCTGCAGGAGCATGCCGCCATTCTCGATTGCATAAAAGCTCGCGATCCGGACGCGGCGGAACGTGCCATGGTCATTCATATTGAGCGTTCGAGGGGCTTGTACGCGGTGAAACGCTGA
- a CDS encoding ABC transporter permease: MALLHMRTFIALFLVLIFFSFAAPNFLSTANMVIMSKHVALNAFLAIGMTFVIITGGIDLSVGSIVGLCGMVAGGLIMNGLNLGPIGYTVYFNVIEVVLITLAVGVLIGALNGFLITRLNVAPFIATLGTLYVARGLALLSSDGRTFPNLVGNAELGTTGFPFLGSGLILGIPVSIWLLVIIGCAAAYIAMRTPLGRFIYAVGGNERAAALSGVRVNRVKMFVYMFSGFCAAIVGLIISSELVAAHPATGESFELNAIAAAVLGGTSMSGGRGRIGGTIVGAFVIGILSDGLVMMGVSSFWQIVIKGLVIIAAVVVDQFQRRLQQKLALQQQAAIGG, translated from the coding sequence ATGGCGCTCCTTCATATGCGCACCTTCATCGCCCTGTTTCTTGTTCTGATTTTTTTCTCATTTGCCGCGCCGAATTTCCTGAGCACTGCCAACATGGTGATCATGTCGAAACACGTGGCGCTCAACGCATTCCTTGCGATCGGCATGACATTCGTCATCATCACCGGGGGAATTGATCTTTCCGTTGGATCGATCGTTGGTCTGTGTGGGATGGTTGCAGGCGGACTGATCATGAATGGGCTCAATCTTGGCCCGATCGGTTATACTGTCTATTTCAATGTTATCGAGGTCGTTCTGATCACATTGGCCGTAGGGGTGTTGATCGGAGCACTCAACGGATTTCTCATAACCCGGTTGAATGTCGCACCATTCATCGCAACACTTGGCACCCTTTATGTGGCACGGGGCCTTGCGCTTCTGTCGTCCGACGGGCGTACGTTTCCAAACCTTGTAGGCAATGCCGAGCTTGGAACGACAGGATTTCCCTTTCTCGGATCGGGGCTGATCCTCGGTATTCCTGTATCAATCTGGCTGCTCGTGATTATTGGATGCGCCGCGGCCTATATTGCCATGCGTACGCCGCTCGGGCGCTTCATCTATGCTGTCGGCGGCAACGAACGGGCAGCGGCTTTGTCAGGCGTGCGCGTCAATCGCGTGAAGATGTTCGTCTATATGTTCTCAGGCTTTTGTGCAGCGATCGTCGGCCTGATCATTTCCTCCGAACTGGTGGCGGCTCACCCAGCAACAGGCGAAAGCTTCGAACTTAACGCGATCGCTGCGGCTGTCCTTGGCGGCACCTCAATGTCTGGCGGTCGCGGCAGGATCGGCGGCACAATCGTCGGCGCATTCGTCATCGGAATTCTCTCCGATGGTCTTGTAATGATGGGCGTCAGCTCGTTCTGGCAAATTGTCATCAAGGGCCTGGTGATTATTGCCGCCGTTGTTGTTGACCAGTTCCAGCGAAGATTGCAACAAAAGCTGGCCCTGCAGCAGCAAGCGGCGATTGGAGGTTAA
- a CDS encoding Gfo/Idh/MocA family protein, whose translation MLKGGLIGCGFFAHNHLHAWQEIDGVTITALCDRDEARLKEAGDKFGVSRLYTDAAQMIARESLNFVDIATTVKTHRPLVELAASAGLPVICQKPFAENLIDARAMVDACRLAGVPLMVHENFRWQAPLRAVRALLDSDRIGEVFWGRVSFRSAYDVFSGQPYLATSDRFIIEDLGIHILDIARFLFGDVSHLSAATRRINPRIRGEDVATMLMVHESGVNSICDCSYATSLEEELFPQTLLEIDGSRGTIRLSANYELTIHSNGVTEKQTVAPVLHDWASRPWHNIQESVYNIQQHWVACLASQLAPETSGQDNLKTMALVAAAYKSAAGNLASVDVKAVA comes from the coding sequence ATGTTGAAAGGGGGCCTGATTGGTTGCGGCTTTTTTGCTCATAATCATCTGCATGCCTGGCAGGAAATTGACGGCGTTACCATCACAGCTCTTTGTGATCGCGACGAAGCCAGGCTGAAGGAAGCAGGGGACAAGTTTGGGGTTTCGCGACTCTATACCGATGCGGCACAAATGATCGCGCGGGAATCCCTCAACTTCGTCGATATAGCAACGACTGTTAAAACACACAGGCCTCTGGTCGAATTGGCCGCAAGCGCTGGGCTTCCAGTCATATGCCAGAAACCCTTCGCCGAAAACCTCATCGATGCCAGGGCCATGGTCGATGCATGCCGGCTTGCCGGTGTGCCTTTGATGGTGCACGAGAATTTCCGCTGGCAAGCACCGCTTCGCGCCGTTCGTGCGCTTCTTGATAGCGACCGCATCGGCGAAGTGTTCTGGGGTAGGGTATCCTTCCGCTCGGCCTATGACGTATTCTCGGGCCAACCATATCTTGCCACATCAGACCGGTTCATTATCGAGGACCTCGGTATTCATATCCTCGATATTGCCCGCTTCCTGTTTGGGGACGTCAGCCATTTGTCAGCGGCGACAAGGAGAATCAATCCCAGGATCAGGGGCGAGGATGTCGCCACCATGCTAATGGTTCACGAAAGCGGTGTGAACAGCATTTGCGACTGCAGCTATGCAACGTCGTTGGAAGAAGAGCTTTTCCCGCAGACATTGCTGGAAATCGACGGCAGCCGCGGTACGATCAGGTTGTCGGCAAACTACGAACTGACAATACACAGTAATGGCGTTACCGAGAAACAAACGGTTGCTCCAGTCCTGCACGATTGGGCCAGCAGGCCATGGCACAATATTCAGGAAAGTGTCTACAACATTCAACAACACTGGGTGGCGTGCCTTGCTTCTCAACTCGCTCCGGAAACGTCCGGGCAGGATAATTTGAAAACCATGGCTCTGGTGGCCGCCGCATATAAGTCGGCCGCCGGTAATCTTGCGTCGGTCGACGTGAAAGCTGTGGCATGA
- a CDS encoding D-ribose ABC transporter substrate-binding protein, translating into MLATATTALLAASPVIASAADLMAIITPSHDNPFFKSEAEGAKARAEALGYETIVLVHDDDANKQNELVDTAIARGAKAIVLDNAGSDASVAAVQKAKDAKIPSFLIDREINATGIAVSQIVSNNYQGATLGAEFFVEQMGEKGTYVELVGREADINAGIRSKGYHDVIDQYPELKMVSRQSANWSQTEAFAKMQSILQANPDIKGVISGNDTMAMGAWAALKAANRTDVILVGFDGSNDVRDSILEGGIKGTVLQPAYRQAEIAVEQADKFIKTGSTGEEEKQLMDCVLITADNAKNLETFALKE; encoded by the coding sequence ATGCTCGCGACTGCGACAACTGCGCTCTTGGCGGCATCACCTGTCATTGCCAGTGCGGCTGATCTGATGGCCATCATCACGCCGTCACACGATAATCCGTTCTTCAAATCGGAAGCGGAAGGTGCAAAGGCGCGTGCTGAGGCATTGGGTTACGAGACGATCGTGCTCGTTCATGACGATGATGCCAACAAGCAGAACGAGCTGGTGGATACGGCGATCGCACGTGGCGCGAAGGCCATCGTCCTCGACAATGCGGGTTCCGACGCTTCTGTCGCTGCAGTCCAGAAAGCCAAGGACGCCAAGATTCCTTCCTTCCTCATTGATCGTGAGATCAACGCGACAGGAATTGCGGTCTCGCAGATTGTTTCCAATAATTATCAAGGTGCGACGCTCGGCGCTGAATTCTTCGTCGAGCAGATGGGCGAAAAGGGCACCTATGTCGAACTCGTCGGGCGTGAAGCTGATATCAATGCCGGCATTCGCTCCAAGGGCTATCACGACGTCATCGATCAGTATCCTGAGTTGAAGATGGTTTCGCGCCAGTCGGCGAACTGGAGCCAGACGGAAGCCTTTGCCAAGATGCAATCGATCCTTCAGGCCAACCCGGATATTAAGGGCGTAATTTCCGGCAATGACACCATGGCCATGGGCGCTTGGGCAGCCCTTAAGGCGGCCAACCGGACCGATGTCATCCTGGTTGGCTTCGACGGTAGTAACGACGTGCGCGATTCCATTCTCGAGGGCGGTATCAAGGGTACGGTTCTGCAGCCAGCATATCGTCAGGCCGAAATTGCTGTCGAGCAAGCAGACAAGTTTATCAAGACCGGCTCGACAGGTGAGGAAGAAAAGCAGTTGATGGATTGCGTTCTGATCACCGCTGACAATGCTAAAAATCTTGAAACATTTGCACTGAAGGAATGA